The genomic window TTCAAAACCTTGCTTGAAGAGAGTATGGAGCTGCTTAAAAATGGACAAAGTAGCTTTGAAGAAATTTATAGGGTTTGTCATATATGAAAAAATTACCACAAAAATACTTAATTAAGGGCATAAAGGATAATCAAAATGTGCAAATAACGCTCCTTTCGACTTCGTATGAGAATGCAAAAGAGCAGAGTTTGAATAAATACAATATTTATCCTATTGAGATTAAAGCCCTAAGTGGCTTTGAGTTTTTGCATTTGCAGATGTTGCGCTTTGATAATAAAATTACTTCGCAAGACATCAGTGCACTTTTTTTGCAAATCTCTATTATGCTAAGCGCGTCTTTACCTATACTCGAAGTGATTGAGGTTTGTGCAAAAAATACCAAAAAACCTCCGCTTAAACGCGTTTTACTTGAGATTGCTTATCGTTTGAATCTTGGGCAAAAACTTTCGGTTAGCTTCAAGGAGCATAGCGATATTTTTGGTGATATGGCGTGGAATCTCATAGTTTTGGGTGAGAAAAGCGGGGAGCTTGGCGAAATCTTTAAAATGCTAAGCAATCACTCCATAAAGGAGCATAAAAACAAAAACAGCATTAAACGCGCCCTTTTTTATCCTTTGCTCGTGCTTATCAGTATCGTGGGTGCGTTTGTGGGGCTCGTGCTGTTTGTGCTACCTGAATTTTTGGTAATGTTTGAGGAGGTGAATGCAAATCTCCCCATCTATACACGTATTCTCATTGCAGTGCAGGATTTTTTTACGCATTTTGGCTTGATTTTTATCGCTCTAGTGCTTATTGCGGGGCTTGTTGTGTATAGATTCTATAAACATTCCCTTGCCTTTAGGCACAAATGCCATAGTATTGCCTTGCGTTTGCCATTTGCGGGGGAGATTATCGAGCTCAATATGTTTTATCAATACACTTTCACACTTTTTTTACAGCTCAAATCCTTCACGCCGCTTGATATAGCCCTGTCCTTGAGTAACAATACCCTATCAAATCTCGCGTTAAAAGCACATTTTGTGCGGGTTTTAGAATCTGTCAAAAATGGTAAAAGCCTCTCCCTTGCGCTTACACAGGAAAATATCATTGATGAGATTTCTCTCGCACTTATCGCCGCTGGGGAGCAGAGTGGCAAGCTCCCCGAAATGCTTGAGGTATGCGCGAAACGATTTGAGCAAATTGCACAAGAAAAAATAGACTTCCTTATCTCGCTTATTGAACCACTCTTAAGCTTGCTTATGGGAGTTTTGCTGCTCTTTTTGGCACTTGGCATTTTTGTGCCTATGTGGGATATGAGCGCAACAGCTATGGGCGGCGTATAGGTGGCAAAAATTTGTAGGTAAAGAGATTTAAGGCAAGGGCGGGATAGAAACTAGCCTAGCCAATTAAGATATGTGTTTGGTGGTTAGAATCTTTATTACATTATTCTACAATCTTACCATTTTGGTCTTCTATGCTCCAACCATTTTCGTGCGGGATTATATTATAAGTCTGTGCGGTTTGCATATCAAAAACATAGCAGGGCGAGCTTTCAAGTTGCGCTCTTTGTGGCGGGATTACCTTTAGTCTATCGCGCACTTCTTGCATATCTTCGCACATCGCGCTAAAGCCACACATCATTAATTTGTAGCGCATACGATTCTCCTATTTTTAAGCTTAGAATGCCCTAAGCATATCCTCAAAACTTTTTTGAAAGGCTACAATTCCCTCATTTAAAAGCCTTTGTGATAACTCTGCTCTATCTATCCCCGTGCGCGCTATCTCTTGCCAGAATCTTGCTCGTGTGCTCGATTCTAGAAGTGATTTTTGCACCTTGTCTGTGCTTGTCTTATACGCCATTATGGCATCAAGTGGTGCAGTATTCACACTATGGGGCAAAATAAGCTTATCAATATAATAGCTTTTAACCAAATCATCGCCTTTTACGCCTGTGGAGGCAAAAAGTGTGCGGATATGGCTTTGATTAGAATTTTCAATTATCTCATAGCAATCCATTGCATTTATAATTCCCATTTGCGCCCTTAGATTCTCACTAAGCATAGCATCTGCCGCCCTATCAAAACGTGAGACAAATACGCTTATCACACCTTGGGGTTTTATAGAGTGAGAATCCGCAAAAGTTTTGCTTCCCTCCTTCATCGCTTGCGCGCATTCCTTTGCTTGAGCGGGTGTGAAAACCAAAGTTGCATTCACGCTTATGCCCCTTCGCATAATCTCGCTCATTACCTCATAGCCGACTTTTGTCGCTGGGACTTTTATCATTACATTTGGCATAGCAATACTTTGTTGCAACCTTATGCCCTCATCTATGCTTTGTTCTGCGTTATCGCATAAAAATGGGTCAATCTCAATGCTTACAAAGCCATTTGCGATATTTTGCTCCCATATAGGCATTAGAATCTCCGCCGCTCTTCTAATGTCCGCTATGGCAAGGTTTTCATAAATGCTTTTCTTGTCTTTGCCCTTTAATGCTTTTATAGAATCTGTATAGGCAGGGGTTTTGAGGCTTTGGGCAAAAATGCTAGGATTGCTTGTCGCTCCATTGATAAGCCTCGCATCAATAAGTGCTTTAAACTCATTTTCTAAAAAATCTCTTTGGATAAAATCACACCATAGGCTAAACGACATAGCCCACCCCCTTATTAAAGTATTTTATTTCTTGCTTTCATAGATAAAAGGCACGCTATTGATACCTATATCCGCCACCTTTTTATTGATTTTCATCGTGTCTTTTACATCGATGTTGAGGTATTTTTGAGGCACTTTGGATTGAGGTTTATAGACTTCTTTAAGCACATCAATTTTTTGCTTATTGTCCTTTACATCAAGCAGACGCTCTCGTATTATACTCGCCTTAACAGCAGAATCTTGCCCCAAAAAGCCTACTACAAGCATATAGACATTAGAATCTGCAAGATGCTTATCGATATTTTGTAGCTCTCTTTGACAAGATGGGCAGTTTGGGTCTGACACGATATAGGTGGATTTTTTCACATTCTTGTTTGGCGAGTTTAGCACGATATATTCGTCTTTTGGAATCTGTTTGAAAAACTTTTCAAGCGCAGCATCGCTCGGTCCAGGGTTATTATCTGCGTCTATTTGTTTTAACACAGAGCCAATTGTCCCTATATCCTCGCTTTTGTTGGCAAAAAACACATTTGACACACCGACAATTATCTTGCCGTCTTTGCTTGCAAAAATAGGCACTTGCATATTCCCCACATCAATCACCACGAGCTTTATATCAGGGCTAGACTGGAGGTTTTGAACTTTTAGAATCTTTACATTCTGCTTCGTGCTGTTTTTAATCGTTTCTTTGAGTGTGTCTTCAAAACTTGCAGCAAAACAAATACTCACACACACAAGACATAAAAGTAGCTTTTTCATATATATCCTTTAGGGTTAAGATAGCCAAATCACGCTATTTAAGCGCAGTTTAGCTTCAATTATCGCTTAGGGATTGTATAATGAATTAATAAATACAAAGGTAGCAGGATATGGAAGAAAAAGAAGCTATGGCGAGTGAGCACACACATAAACGCATTTTTAGCAGCTTAGGAGATAGGCGCACAAGCGAATCTGCCAAATCTATGTGTGGAGATGCAGATAAAGCAAATAAATATGTGGGCTGCGTCAATAACCGCAGGGGCGGAGATAGAATCTCGCATAGAAGCGCGTGTATTATCTCCTCTAAACATTATCCATACACAACAGTAAGATTCTATAATGCCTCTAGCACTCACCATAAGCAATGGCGCAATGAATTTATACTCTCGCTTGGCTCAAATATGCCAAAGAACAAATGCGATAGCATAGCGATTTTAGAGCTACTTTTTATACGTTTTAATGCCAATAAACGCATAGAGATTCTAGCCACCTCGCCCATTTGGCGCAATCCTCCTTTTGGATTTAAGGCACAAAATGACTTTTATAACGCGATTATGATTTGTGGTAGCAATATGGGGCTTGGCGAGGTGTATCGACTTATTTTTTATAGTGAGCGGTATTTTGGGCGAGGGCGCAAAAGGACTTTTAAAAATGCCCCGCGCACACTTGATGTTGATTTGGTTTGTTTTAATTCCCTGCGTGTCAAGCTACCACGCCTACAAATTCCACATAGTGGCTATTTCGCCCGCCCTTCAATAATGTTGCCTTTGAGTTTTATTAAGAGGTTGCAATAAGATTCTAAAATGCACAAGATTAAAGATTGTGCTAAGGCATACATTGACTTCATAGGTTTTAGATTCTAAACCCCAAATATTTTTCCTATTTACCCAAGCTATACAAAAAACATTTATTATTTCGCGCTTTATATCTATTAGGAAATAAGGATAACTATGACTTATAAAAATCTCGGCTTTGTATATGGGCTTATCATTCTTGCCGTGATAAGCGCAGTAGCGATGTTTGTCTCCAGCACACTCACACCATTTCTCTCACCCCTTATAGTCGGTATCTTGCTTGGCGCGGCACTATCACCTTTTTACCCAAAATTAGAATCTGCCTATAATATCCAAAGTGGCATTACTTTTGGGGCAAAAAAGCTCTTGAGGGCTGGGATTATTCTCTATGGCTCATATATCACCTTTGGCGAGATTGCAAAGCTCGGGCTCAATGGTTTTCTCGTCTCTCTCATCGTTATTGTCGTAGTATTTGTGTGTGCGCTCATTATAGGCAAAATGCTAAAGCTTGATAATGAAATCAGTATGTTGGTTGGCATTGGTAGTGCGGTGTGTGGCGCGGCAGCGATACTCGCTTTAGAATCCACCCTCAAAACCCACCCAAGTAAAAGCTCTGTGGCACTAGGATTTATTGTGATTTTTGGCTTATGTGGAATGATACTTTTGCCTATCGTGTATTATAGTGGCTTTTTGCCCTTGAGCGACTATCAATGGGGGATTTTCATCGGCGCAAGTCTGCACGAAGTCGCAAATGTCGTTGGTGCGGCATCTATCTCACCAGAATCCCAAAATGTGGCTATCATCGTCAAAATGACGCGTGTAGTGCTGCTCGTGCCGCTCTTGCTTATCATCTCTTATGTCGTGTTTAAAAACGCACAAAAACAACTTGATTTAAGTAATAGTGCAGAATCTTCAAAGCAAAATGCGCTCTATATTCCTTATTTTGCCTTTGGTTTTCTCATCGTCATAGGGCTTAATTCTTGGATTGACTTTCCGCCTGTGGTCGTAGAATCCACACAATTTGCCTCAAAATTGCTTCTTGTTTTTGCAATGGTAGCTTTGGGATTGCAGATTGATTGGCAGAAGTTTATCTCATTTGGCGCGAAGACATTTGTCCTTGCATTTATTTTGTTTATTATACTTATGCTCGGCACTTACGCCCTTGTTTATTTTATGTTTTAGGAGACGAAATGAAAAATTTAGAATCTGCTTCATTTGATACAGAGATTCAAAATGGTTATGTAATGGTGGATTTTAGTGCCTCTTGGTGTCCGGACTGCCGCTTTATTGAGCCTATGCTTGAAGCACTTGATAAAGAATTCGAGCAGGTGCGCTTCTATAAAGTGGGCTTTGATACAGAGTTAAGCCTCAAGGATAGATTTAATATCCGCAAGATTCCTACACTAATGTTCTTTAAAAATGGTGAGGAAGTGGGTGAGCGACTCATCGAGCCTCGCTCTATTGAATCTATTAGGGATATGCTCAATACATTGATAAAAGCCTAGAATAGTTTTTATGGATTCTAAAATGTATAGAATCTACGCAAATATTTATCACTCATTTTTTGAATCTGTTGTGGCTCAAAATGTATCTATAGCTTCCCCATAATCTCAAAGATTCTTACAAGGGCGCGTTTGCACCATATCGGCAGAATATTATAGAATCTCGCTCCAAAGGCGAGGAAACACGGAAAGGCATAACATTTTTTGC from Helicobacter typhlonius includes these protein-coding regions:
- a CDS encoding type II secretion system F family protein, whose translation is MKKLPQKYLIKGIKDNQNVQITLLSTSYENAKEQSLNKYNIYPIEIKALSGFEFLHLQMLRFDNKITSQDISALFLQISIMLSASLPILEVIEVCAKNTKKPPLKRVLLEIAYRLNLGQKLSVSFKEHSDIFGDMAWNLIVLGEKSGELGEIFKMLSNHSIKEHKNKNSIKRALFYPLLVLISIVGAFVGLVLFVLPEFLVMFEEVNANLPIYTRILIAVQDFFTHFGLIFIALVLIAGLVVYRFYKHSLAFRHKCHSIALRLPFAGEIIELNMFYQYTFTLFLQLKSFTPLDIALSLSNNTLSNLALKAHFVRVLESVKNGKSLSLALTQENIIDEISLALIAAGEQSGKLPEMLEVCAKRFEQIAQEKIDFLISLIEPLLSLLMGVLLLFLALGIFVPMWDMSATAMGGV
- a CDS encoding protein disulfide-isomerase, which produces MKKLLLCLVCVSICFAASFEDTLKETIKNSTKQNVKILKVQNLQSSPDIKLVVIDVGNMQVPIFASKDGKIIVGVSNVFFANKSEDIGTIGSVLKQIDADNNPGPSDAALEKFFKQIPKDEYIVLNSPNKNVKKSTYIVSDPNCPSCQRELQNIDKHLADSNVYMLVVGFLGQDSAVKASIIRERLLDVKDNKQKIDVLKEVYKPQSKVPQKYLNIDVKDTMKINKKVADIGINSVPFIYESKK
- a CDS encoding transaldolase, translating into MSFSLWCDFIQRDFLENEFKALIDARLINGATSNPSIFAQSLKTPAYTDSIKALKGKDKKSIYENLAIADIRRAAEILMPIWEQNIANGFVSIEIDPFLCDNAEQSIDEGIRLQQSIAMPNVMIKVPATKVGYEVMSEIMRRGISVNATLVFTPAQAKECAQAMKEGSKTFADSHSIKPQGVISVFVSRFDRAADAMLSENLRAQMGIINAMDCYEIIENSNQSHIRTLFASTGVKGDDLVKSYYIDKLILPHSVNTAPLDAIMAYKTSTDKVQKSLLESSTRARFWQEIARTGIDRAELSQRLLNEGIVAFQKSFEDMLRAF
- the folK gene encoding 2-amino-4-hydroxy-6-hydroxymethyldihydropteridine diphosphokinase, which gives rise to MEEKEAMASEHTHKRIFSSLGDRRTSESAKSMCGDADKANKYVGCVNNRRGGDRISHRSACIISSKHYPYTTVRFYNASSTHHKQWRNEFILSLGSNMPKNKCDSIAILELLFIRFNANKRIEILATSPIWRNPPFGFKAQNDFYNAIMICGSNMGLGEVYRLIFYSERYFGRGRKRTFKNAPRTLDVDLVCFNSLRVKLPRLQIPHSGYFARPSIMLPLSFIKRLQ
- a CDS encoding thioredoxin family protein, with amino-acid sequence MKNLESASFDTEIQNGYVMVDFSASWCPDCRFIEPMLEALDKEFEQVRFYKVGFDTELSLKDRFNIRKIPTLMFFKNGEEVGERLIEPRSIESIRDMLNTLIKA
- a CDS encoding YeiH family protein; translation: MTYKNLGFVYGLIILAVISAVAMFVSSTLTPFLSPLIVGILLGAALSPFYPKLESAYNIQSGITFGAKKLLRAGIILYGSYITFGEIAKLGLNGFLVSLIVIVVVFVCALIIGKMLKLDNEISMLVGIGSAVCGAAAILALESTLKTHPSKSSVALGFIVIFGLCGMILLPIVYYSGFLPLSDYQWGIFIGASLHEVANVVGAASISPESQNVAIIVKMTRVVLLVPLLLIISYVVFKNAQKQLDLSNSAESSKQNALYIPYFAFGFLIVIGLNSWIDFPPVVVESTQFASKLLLVFAMVALGLQIDWQKFISFGAKTFVLAFILFIILMLGTYALVYFMF